CATTTATAGGAAAGTAATTTAACTCCGCCTGTATCAAGTTTCACTGTAAATTTCTGCAAAACTAAACCCCctgtttggtaaaaaaaaaaaacaaaaaaaaaccctccagaaACCCCAAGTAGAAAATTGAAACGAAACGATCAGCTGGAAAAGCCGCTGTGCAGAATGGCTTTCACGTTCTGCGTGTGACTGGAGAAATTGCGATGATCTGGCTGGCCTGCAAGCCGTCCTCAAGCCCTCATCTCCACCACGTGCAgtgacattattattttttattttattttatttaactcttTCTGTTTCCCTCCTCAGCACGCAGCCTGAACCATGACCGACAGGAAAGCGGTGATCAAGAACGCGGACATGTCCGAGGACATGCAGCAGGACGCTGTGGACTGTGCCACCCAGGCCATGGAGAAGTACAACATAGAGAAGGACATTGCTGCCTACATCAAGAAGGTGAGCCGTGTTTTACATCAAATGGAGTCATCAGAAGTGTTTCCCTGCAACACACTGGAAATGAATACCAAGAACTTGGGaatttttcccatattttacAATCTGCCATGTTGAATGTTTCCAATATTCCAATTACAAAAGTTTAAACCTGTCCTCATTGGGCAAAAAAGGTAGAACTCCCTAAAGGGATGGTCCAATTTGGACATAATTTGGTCCACATTCAGATCAGCAGAGTATTTGGCTGATTCAATTTGCAAAGCGATGGCTGAGTAAGCACCGGAGGGGATAAGTGTTGGCATCGAGCTTAGCGCTACTGTGCTATCAGGCGGTTGCTGGAGCATCTAACAATCGGTGAGTCAAATAAGTGAGTGAAAGTCTTCAGACACTAGCTTACTAGCTGCGATTCCATTtcaaacatttgtaaaatttgTCGATATTCCGCTAGTGTCGAAAAAACtgcacaatttcacaattgcgtTGTTTTcgttgtgttaaaaaaaaaaacgcgaTAAGAAACACgtgtgaataaatttgttcacgCGATGTCACcctccttccacttcctgttgtcttcttcaccATTTCTGCCAGTAGTGTAGATCTGGTGTGGTgcgaaaaaaatgtttccatcgcAGTTTTGCTGAAATGCGCTAATTCCGAAGTGGCAGAAAAACCACTTCATCTTAGCGCAAAAAACCTTGaatcaaaaaatgtattgttttttttttttttttttcctccaaaactgccgtgtttccattgagcaaatgtgtttttgtaattgcAATTTGCGCAATTATACGGGCGATGGAAGCGCAGCTGCTGACGCAGCTGGCAGAATTACCAGGCGTGGGTCGGTTTAGTAACCTCGTGTGggaaacagcattttttttatgtctaacTATTAAAACAAGAATATATCACACGAGCTCAACCTTGTAGCACTCCTTGTTGCTGTCCTGCTTTTCATAGAGTAACCCTGGGAGCAACGTGCAGCAACAGGTAGAGGAGGAACCGCATTGCACAAGGCGCTGGTAGAACCTCTCGTCGTCAAAGAAACGTCGCGTTCTTCCATCTGTAACCCTTCAAACTCTTGGTACACCCAATGAATTTTCACGCTTAAGTTTCCAATGAGTAGCAGTTTGGGTATGTGGGACGGGTACAGATGGCAATGGGCACATCAGCACACCCAAAACTTTGACGAGTCCACTCTCTGTTCAGGACAGCCTCATGATTTAATGAGCTATTCAGACAGACCTAAGTTTTGATTTGAGCAAGTGCTGTCTTCATTTGATCCGTCTCAGGCAGCCTGTGTGTCTGCTGACCTTCATCACCGTCTCGTCTCGTGTTGGATGCTCTGCTGTAAGCATGTAGCAGTAATGCGCCGCTCCTTATGCCTGACATTTTGGCCCTTTCCATATTCAATCATGATTGTCCGCGTGGGTGCCACGTTATGTGCAGACTGGTCCTTCCGGGtgcttaactttttttttttttactttttgagttttAGGGTAAAGTTAGGAAAACAGTGGAAAGTGGACAGAAAAGCCcaaagttaaaagaaaagcatgacTTGTGAAATCTTTTTGAAAACGAGTGAACCAGAAGGAATGTGATACGCCTGAGTTTAGCTGTAATTGAGATAAATTTTTATGTCTGGTTACACTTTTGTATGTGCAGCGCacacaaaagtgttttgtttttgtttttacactgcCAAGGTCTGCAGCCTTTGCACTTAAAGTGAATTTAGGTAAAGGGATTTGTTTAGAACATTAAAACGTCCTTTACTCTTTACAGATGGAATCAATATTTTATCTCAATTTGAAGTGGGGGGGGAAAGTATTTAACCCTTTAAAAAacttcttgttttcttgtttcagatcaaacaaagttttaaattagatttaaaaaaaaaaaaaaaaactgttattgGAAATCTTATGCTCCAAATAAgaaatgtatataattttttggtttaattttacttttcatagcCAGGCTTAATTGCTGCCTGGCCTGTAAAATCAGCTACAAAAATGACTCCAAAATTGCATCGACtgctcatccaggaggtcaGAAAAGAATGCAGAGCAACATCTAGATCACTGTAGGCCTCACTCTTCTTAGTTAAAGTCGAAGTTCAGGAAAGTAGGGTATTACATCTGGGATAAAATATCTGGTGAAAGCCGGATGAAATACGTCAATGGACACAATCATGAGGCGTCCAGTCAAAGTCTTGAGTTTACATgcagtgtgtgtctgtgctggAACAGAATCCCCAGCCAGTTATCAGAAATGGTTGCTGCCATCAAAAGTGGCAGGTTGAaggggcaattactttttcacataggcCCACGTTGGTTtccttagattttttttttttaccctttataaataaaataattattttgaagtTGCGATTAGTTTTTCCAGTAAAGTTTCTCTGATGTAAACGCAAAattttaagtgtgacaaaaaaaaaaaaaaaacaggaaatctgTAAGAactaaaatacttattttaaatattaaattagttCATTGACTACCTGcttttgtaacattttactTTGGAAAGCAAGATgttttaaagttgcagtatggAACTTTTTCAAACtagtttttttccatatttgttaaaccCGTCACCAAGTCATGACAGTTTAATTTAAGatggataatctgtgaaaaaaaatggagctcctccacctccatgAGCTACTACTGCCATCTGAAGATATACAgtcaaaatcaaccaatcagagccaggaggagggtcttgtTGCTGTCAATCAATGATGATTAGCTTGCTAATGgtagagaaacaacttaccattcaGGAAAACTTTATCCACcatcatcggtggctatgctaactagccttagctaAGTTGTGTGAGTAAAGGGGGGTGAGTACGAATGATTGGCAACGCCAAacccctcctcctgactctgattggttgtttccgaCTGAGTGGCATATTTCTCCAGTTAGCATTGGGAAAAGGCAGAGgtactctgtttttattcttcaggctatctgttttttgtgatactgtcacaacacaatgataattttaacaaatatatataaacaaattatttaataaaagttacatacttcaGCTTTAATTGCAAAATGTTGTCAAAAAAAGAAGGTTCCTTCCTCCACTTCAATGcaatcgtgtgtgtgtgtgtgtgtgtataaagtAAAATCTGCTCATGCTAAAAACTAGCTTTCCCCTGTATCTTCTATGGCCGCCACATTCTTGGCCGTGAACATCTACAACCCAGCCGTTAATCCTCTCCCCTCGTCTCTTTTTAGGAGTTTGACAAGAAGTACAACCCCACCTGGCACTGCATCGTTGGGAGGAACTTTGGCAGCTACGTCACCCACGAGACgaagcattttatttacttttacctGGGCCAGGTGGCCATCTTGCTCTTCAAGTCCGGCTGAGTTTCTGATGTGTGTCGAGGAGTTTTTCTCCCTGAACCTACATCGGAAATGCACTGGTGGCTGATGTCTCCCATAACACTTATGACATACCATAACGATGCAAAATTTGCCGTGCGCAAACTGCATGGACTATAACACTTATATAATATGTATGTTACAGTAAGTTTACTTTTCGATAGTTGCCATTCGAAGGCAACTTGAAGTAGTTTTTGTTGATTCTAGGTTGTGAGAGATTTCAATGTGGCCCTTGATTGTACTATACAGGAAAGCTGTAGAATGTAGTGGTTCATCTGCTTTCCTTCATCACGTGGTGTCGCCAGAACCCCATTATGGCAAACTCGTGTTTTAAATCGTGACGTTAAACCTCGTGCACGACgattcatctaaaaaaaaaaataaaaattgaagtTTGATCATGGAAAAACTTGAACAaggtaaagagaaaaaaaaaagtaatatgtAGGAAATTATGTCATCCCTACCGCACGGGAAAcaagatctgttttttttttgagggtTCGGGGGGGTTTGATTTCATTTCAATATTCGATCAATCTCCAGCCGAGGGTGAAACTTTAGCAGCCGCGTTCAGAAAAGATGTCACATTGCCGAACACACGTCACACTCTGGAGGAGGCACTGGAGCGAGTGCAGGCATTTCCAGAGAGGTTTTAAGTTTGTCAAAATCGTAAACTTTCACTGTGAAGGATGGAGCATTTAGGGCTCGCACAAGCAGACCTTAGCCTGTAACGTCCGCGTTCTGAGACTACAGACTGGTTACCAGAATTCACCTACCTAGATCTTATTCATGATCCTGCGTCACTGCATGTTTGGGAGGTTTTTACTGCTTCAAAAACTCTATGTAAATCTGTTCTCGGAGGCAAataataagcttttttttttttttttagtttcttctcTACAGTACGTGGATGTTGGACGTCGCTGACATGCGTCTTGTCCCAGTTATTGCGATACAGCCGGATTAGATGAACAGATGAGGTTCAGTTTTAACGAGGCTACCACCACCCATGCGTTTCAGATAGTTGTGTTGTCTCATGTGGCTTGTGATGCCTTTAAAGTTGCAGCACCttaagttttagttttagtggCCAGTGTCTTGCCggacaaatcattttaaatgtcaactcctttaaaaaaaaaaaaaaaaaaaattgccagaTAGGTTAATCTGTTACCCTTTCCGTTACAGCGTTTAGGTTTTTAGTTTTGTAATGTCaatataattcatttttaaaagaaaaaaaaaaaaagctatagtTTTTGAATTGTGGACTTTTGGACTGGACAGGTTGAAGGGTTTTTAGTTTGTGGGGGCGGATAACACGCATTTCTCGCTGTGCATAACGACTGAATGTTTACTAAGTTATCGTTCCCCATTTGTCAGTTGTGGGTGAAATGTTTAATCAAAGTCTTAACCTTGGATTGATTTTTAATTCTTATTCTTTTGTCATGGAACGTCTTCCTAACTGTTGTGAAAGTAAACTGATTTAGCGCTGTTTTTCCTCTGGCATGTATTCTTTGCGGTGTATGTGTAGGAGCCGTTCCGATGCTGTTAAATTTGCACAAAACTTGTGCCTGTCATTGCTCTCAACTGTAACTGGCTTGAGTACAATTGCACTTCATTAGATTTATCCAGTAGGTTGCTACAGAACCAAAACTGTATAAAccggataaaataaaataaaataaaaaaatcattgttgACTTTTAGTTTGTCATTGCCTTTCTTTGTGCTAAAGCTAATTACCATGGTTagtaacataaaacaaaaacactttttagaaGATAACTCTTCTATTGTTACATTTGTAAACTGGCAAATTACATGAGCGTTTCAGAAAGTCCAACTTTTTCGACAAACATTTCCCGGTGGTGCCAGATATTCCGATTAGTTACTGCTTCTTAGTACAAGCAAGATAATATGTTTGTGTCAAtgtaatatttgtgaaaaaaaaacaagtattttgAAGGAGGAATTTATATGAAGGTAATCTGCACTAACCTGGGAGAAAGAAATAGCTAAAATAAtagctaaaatgcttattttatggAATAaactaagcatttttttattgcttctttCCATAATTTATGGAAAGAAGTAGGGATatttacggaagaggattagggccaccgggaaaaaaaaaaaaagttgtgagattaatgtcagaattcttttttttttcggtggccctaatcctcttccgtagatattgatgcttttattttgaaattttcagtaagcttcattttaaagggccacactaatcccatgtatagcAGTGTTTGGGTGTGACCAGCTATATAATACTCAAAACAGCAGTTACCTGCTGCGAAAAAtgtgaaggattttattttgcaggGTATGTGTTGCTCTTATTTTGATAGTCCAAAGTGATTGTCAGTTTAGgactatttttttaatctttattgaGAACCAGATTACTTAACAGTACAAACACAGTGTGGTATAATGTCCGCCCGGGGTTCCAAACATTGAGACAATACATCACCATAACAttacataaatacattaaagagaGAGCATAAAGAGCATGTTTTAATAGGTTTGGTATTGGAGGGATTTCCAatagttttgatgttttgtttgacCTCATTTTCAAAACTGGAAAGAAGTGGTTTTTGATTAGTGTAATGGCATTTGTGAATGTGCCATTTGgctaagaataaaataagtttaataacataaaaatgttttttcttgttagATTTTGGGTAGTCAGTGAAGCCAAACATTACATGTTCAAAACAAAGACATCCGGTTCAGTTCGGTGCATTTTGTGTCTCACAGGTTtatctcaaatattttcatataatgcaaaccacttttttttttttgttagaaaatcAAGAATTGGAAATATCCATGTGTCTTGGTAATATGACAtgcaaagatattttaaaaaattctgttttgaaaaatgttatggGTTGCTGAAGCGTAGAGGTCAGCCAAATGAGCATGTCCCCACTGACCAATGTTCATTTTtcactgaatataaaacaaat
Above is a window of Xiphophorus hellerii strain 12219 chromosome 18, Xiphophorus_hellerii-4.1, whole genome shotgun sequence DNA encoding:
- the dynll2a gene encoding dynein, light chain, LC8-type 2a; translated protein: MTDRKAVIKNADMSEDMQQDAVDCATQAMEKYNIEKDIAAYIKKEFDKKYNPTWHCIVGRNFGSYVTHETKHFIYFYLGQVAILLFKSG